From one Nilaparvata lugens isolate BPH chromosome 2, ASM1435652v1, whole genome shotgun sequence genomic stretch:
- the LOC111046854 gene encoding peroxisomal biogenesis factor 3 — MFSGMKRFIYRHRRKIVIGGLFSGAMYALYRLATRRLLKWQEEEMKELLEYSIRKEHFEKNERTCNQTILSLSSSLYNKIEELFDTKMIVSNLKSGVAEDKIALWEELKIIAFARLATLVYAGAMIVIMLRTQLNIIGGYIYCESKINSNGCTDSPVTISNEHQEQYLSSCQHFLTVGIEELSSLIEKKVRLVLENESLKKPLSLPDIERYFWAIQSSISSDVKNPIKNLSTFVLASSSTGQPTDIVPYNEPLLKNLWEETIDLISSSEVRSLGTSCVSRGFSQVMDRISEFVIPPRESSGDTAITQAVPSTSAACQKLLSSVTQTSVPNGTIVSINKSTIPMAKLIPIINGMSGSSACDQWMQDFINMRNLKVYGANVYEAFCCNTNVRFDNR, encoded by the coding sequence atgTTTTCGGGCATGAAGCGGTTCATTTATCGTCATAGGAGAAAGATTGTAATTGGAGGTCTGTTTAGTGGTGCAATGTATGCTTTATACAGACTTGCAACTCGAAGACTGCTTAAATGGCAGGAAGAAGAGATGAAAGAATTGTTGGAGTATAGTATTCGAAAAGagcattttgaaaaaaatgaaagaacatGCAACCAAACTATTTTGTCCCTTTCCTCATCCCTCTACAACAAAATAGAAGAGCTTTTTGACACAAAAATGATTGTAAGCAATTTAAAAAGTGGTGTAGCAGAAGATAAAATTGCTTTATGGGAAGAACTGAAGATAATCGCATTTGCCAGATTAGCTACTCTTGTTTATGCTGGTGCAATGATAGTTATCATGCTAAGAACCCAGCTCAACATCATAGGCGGCTATATTTATTGTGAATCCAAAATAAATAGCAATGGTTGCACAGATAGTCCTGTTACCATATCAAACGAACATCAGGAGCAATACTTGTCAAGTTGTCAACACTTTCTAACGGTTGGAATAGAAGAGTTGAGCTCACTAATTGAGAAGAAAGTCAGATTAGTTTTGGAGAATGAATCTTTGAAAAAGCCACTGTCGTTGCCAGATATTGAACGATACTTCTGGGCAATCCAGTCCTCCATTTCCTCCGATGTCAAGAACCCCATAAAAAACTTGTCCACATTTGTTCTAGCGTCCTCGTCCACAGGACAGCCCACCGATATTGTTCCTTACAATGAGCCGTTACTGAAGAATCTATGGGAAGAAACCATCGACCTAATAAGCAGTAGTGAAGTAAGGTCGTTGGGCACTTCGTGCGTGAGTCGAGGCTTTTCTCAAGTGATGGATCGAATATCCGAGTTTGTGATTCCACCCCGTGAGAGTAGTGGCGACACTGCAATCACACAAGCTGTGCCTTCAACTTCAGCTGCATGCCAAAAACTACTATCATCAGTCACTCAGACCTCGGTCCCAAACGGCACTATTGTTAGTATTAATAAATCTACCATTCCAATGGCCAAGTTGATTCCAATAATTAATGGCATGTCAGGAAGCTCGGCTTGTGATCAATGGATGCAAGATTTCATCAATATGCGCAATCTCAAAGTGTACGGTGCTAATGTTTATGAAGCATTTTGCTGCAATACTAATGTCCGCTTTGATAATAGGTGA